Within the Arthrobacter sp. UKPF54-2 genome, the region GCGGCGAGGACCGGCGCGCCTTCCCCGCCGACTACGCCCGGCTGGGGATCGACGAAGAGCCGGCGGCCAGCGGCACCCGGGTGAGCGTCGTCGTCGACAATCCCCACGTCCGGATCACCCAGTACAGCACCCTGCTGGAGTCCCTCGCCGACAACATCTACCTGCGCGCGGTGCTGGGGCGCCGGAGCGTGGAGCTGGAACACGGGCAGCCGGGAGCGGGCGACTACCGCAGGGAGCCGGTCCGGTTCCGGGAGCCGCCGGCGGCGCTGCTGCTGGGGCCGGACCTGCCGGGCAGCGTCGATTTTGAGGGCCAGGAGTACCCGTTCACCCTCACGCTGAAACGCGCCAGGGACACCGAGCTGACCCTTAAGGGCGACGAACGCACCAACGGCCTCATCGTCCTGTCCGGGCAGGCCGTCCTGGACTGTCAGCTCTTCGACTTCGAAAACCAGGTGGGCACCGAATACCTCTTCGGCGCGGTGCGCTGCGATGCCCTGACCGGGATGCTGGGCCGCGGCCGGGCGGTCATCAGCGACGAGCGCGAGGGCCTGAACCCGCGCGACCCCTTTGTGGCCGCGTTCGCCCGGGCCGTGAGCCGGATGCTCGCCGACGCCGTGCAGGCCGAGAAGGAGAAGCTCACGCACCTCGAGCGTGCCACCACCTCCGGGCGCACCGCCGAAATGATCGAACAGCTGCTGCAGCACATGAACGCGGCGGCCGTCGTCGACCTGGGGCTGGAGACCGCGCCGAGGCCGGGGAACGGCCTGCCGGCGGGGGATGAGGCAGCGGCGCTGCGCTTTACCACCCCGTTCTACTACCGGCCGCCGGGCCAGCCGTTCCATGTGTCCCTGCTGCTGGATCCCGCCCGGCTGCCCGACGGCGGGACGCTCACTTTCGAGGCGGACCTGCCCGGCTCGATGCGGATGGACCCCGCCCCGGCCCCGGCCGCCGTCGACGCGCTGGGGCAAACCCGGCGGCTAGAGTGGACCGTCACCGGCGAGCGGTCCGGTGACCGGGGCGAGCTCACGGCCCGGGCCGGCGACTACTGGGCGCTCTGCGAGATCGTCATCGCCGAGCACGCCTCGCACCGGAGCGCCGACCAGCCGCCGCATCCCTCGGCCGCCGGAGTTGCGCCCGGCGGTGCCGGCGTCGCCGTCGGGCAGCAGGGGCGGCCAAACCGGGGCGGGCACAAGGAGGGACACCGGCCGGTCCGGGACCACGGCGTCGACCTCTTCACCGGATATGAGTTCCGCAGCCTGCACAACAGCGCGGACCGCGCCGTCTATAGCGCGCAGGAGCGCAAGGTCATCATCAACACCGCCGCCCCCACCGTCCAGCTCTACGTTGACGGGCGCGGCCGTTTCCGCGATTCGGCGCGGCTGCTGTTGGCCGAACTGTTCCTGGACGTGATCGCGGACGAGCTCGCCCGGCGGCGGGCGGAGCAGCACGGCCACGGCGGGGACCTCGAGGCGTTCCGGAGCGCCAAGCGGGACATCATCCGCCGCTACGGCAGCGACGTCCACCGTACGTTCATGGGGTGAGGCGGCGCCAACCCCGTTGACGGCCACCCGGCTGGGGTCTATCCTACAACCAAATGGTTGTAGATCGGTTGAGTGACGAAGTGGTGGACCGCCTGTTCCAGGCGTTTGCCGACTCGACCCGCCGGGACATCGTGCGCCGCGTGACGGTGGCGGAGTACTCGGTCTCCGGGCTCGCCGCGCTCTACGCCATGAGTTTCGCTGCCGTCCAGAAACATGTGGCGGCGTTGGAACGCGCTTCCCTGGTGACCAAGGAGAAGCGCGGACGGGAGCAGATTGTGCGGGCCAACCACGACGGACTGCAGAAGGCCCGCAGGATGCTCGATGAGTACGAAGCTATCTGGCGACAGCGGTCCGAACGGATCGCGGACCTGCTCTCCGACACGGATCCACCCAACGGCCCGCCGGGCAGCAGCGAGGCGGAAGACGGCTAACAAGGATAGGAAGGGTTGGGCATGACAGTCATCAGTTCAGTCAAGAACATTGAGGCGCTGAGTCTCAGCATCGTCGCGGAGTTCGACGCCGGCGTCGAACGCGTGTGGCAGATCTGGGAGGATCCGCGCCAGCTGGAGCGGTGGTGGGGGCCGCCCACGTGGCCGGCCACCTTCGAGAAGCACGACTTTGTCCCGGGCGGCGAGGCCAGCTACTACATGACTGGACCCGACGGGGAGAAGGCCCGCGGCTGGTGGCGGTTCGTCATCATTGACGCCCCGCACAGCCTGTCATTCGACGACGGTTTCTCGGACGACAGCGGCGAGCCGGTGGCCGAGATGGGCTCCATCCACGGAGTTGTGACGCTGGAACCCATCGGCGACCGCACCCGGATGACGGTGCTCTCCACCTTCGAAACGGAGGACCAGATGGAGAAGATCGTCGCCATGGGCATGGAGGAGGGCATGAAGGGGGCGCTGGGCCAGGTGGACGCGATCCTCGCCGAGCACGCCAACGCCTGAGCCGCCGCGCCTCCCGCCTCCCGCCGTCGAATTCGCCGGACGCACGCCAACTCGCCGGAACATTCCGGCGACTAGGGGAGTTTCCGGCGAATTCGGCGCGCAGCGTCCGCACCTAGTTGTGAACCGCCGCGTAAAGGTTCAGGCTGGCCGAGAACACCAGCCAGGAAACGTAAGGCAGCATCAGCAGACCCGCCGTCGTGCTGATCGGCCCGAAGCGCAGCACCGCCACGGTCGCCAGCGCGGTGTGCGCCGCGATCAGCAGCAACGCCAGCCACAGGGCGGCGGTCCCCAGCGCCGGGTACAGGCCGAAGAACATCAGGGGCCAGGCAAGGTTCAGCAGCATCAGGCCCGCGTAGACCGTGAGGGCCTTCCGGCGCGGGAAGAGCTGCTGCCGCCACACCAGCCACGCCGCCACGGCCATCGCCGCGTAGAGCGCCAGCCAGGCCGAGGTGAACATCCACCCGGGCGGGGTCCACGGCGCCTTGTCCGCCGCCGCGTACCAGCCGGCGTTCATCCTGATCGGCAGGGAGCCCAGCAGCGAAACCGCCCAGGATGCCGCCAGGAAAGCGATGAGGGCCGCAAACTGCCGCGGGCGGGTGCCGGGGGCGAAGGTGCCCGGGGCGCTTTGTTCAACGTTCAAGAGCACTGACTCACTGTGGACAACCGCGCGCCCTCCCGTCAAACTACGACGGCGGGACCTTGCGAGCTCGGCACGATCATCTACGTCTGGAAGGACATCATGGGCAACGACGCTTCATGGCAGGAAATCATCACCCCGGGCCGGTTCGCCGGCAAGACCGTGATCGTCACGGGCGCCGGCTCCGGCATCGGTCTTGCCACAGCGCTGCGCGTCGCTAAAGAGGGCGGCAAGGTCATCGCGGCGGACATCAGCAAGGAGCGCCTGGACGACCTGGTGGCCCAAAACCCGGGCCTGGAACTGGTGCCGGTGCCCGGCGACATCTCCACCGAGGAAGCCGTCGACGCCGTAGTCGCCGCCGCGGGCGGGCGGGTGGACGCGCTGGCCAACGTCGCGGGCATCATGGACAACTTTGCCCCGATTCACGAGGTGGACGACGCCGTCTGGGAGCGGGTGTTCCGGGTCAACGTCACGGCCCTGATGCGCCTGACCCGCGCTGTTGTCCCGCTGATGCTCGAGGCCGGGACCGGTTCCGTGGTCAACGTGACGTCCGAGGCCGGTCTGCGGGGGTCCGCCGCCGGTGCGGCTTACACCGCGTCCAAGCACGCCGTCGTCGGCCTGACCAAGAACTCCACGGTGATGTACGGGCCGAAGGGCCTGCGCTTCAACGCCGTGGCGCCCGGGGCGACGATCACCAACATCGTGGCGGACTGGGGCTCGCAGCTGGCGGCCGAACGGCTGGGGCCGCTGATGGGCGCCAACATCCCGGCCCCGGCCACGGCGGCGCAGCTGGCGGCCTCGATCACGTTCCTGCTCAGCGACGACGGCACCAACGTTAACGGCGCCATCCTCGCATCCGACGGCGGCTGGTCCGCGCTGTAGGCCCTCCCACCCCGGACGCTCCCTCAGGTTTGGTGGTCTCTTGATGGACGCTCCCTCAGATCAGCTGAGGGAGGGTTTGTCGTTTGGCGGCCAGAGGTGAGGGAGCGTCCGAATTCGCACGCACGCGCAGTTCGCGAAATGATGTGGGCATGGAGCACACTGACCAGCAGCCCTGGGTAAAGAACTACCAGCCGGGCGTCCCGGCCGAGATCGAACTGCCCACGGAGTCGCTGGTGGCCATGCTGGAGCGGTCCGTGGCCGAGGCCGGCAGCGCGCCCGCCCTGGAGTTCTTCGGCCGCCGGACCAGCTATGCGGAGCTCGGCGAGCAGGTGGACCGGGCCGCCGAGGGCCTGCGCCGGCTCGGGGTCCGGGCCGGGGACCGGGTGGCCCTGATCCTGCCCAACTGCCCGCAGCACGTCGTCGCCTTCTACGCGGTGCTACGCCTGGGTGCCGTCGTCGTCGAGCACAACCCGCTATACACCTCCCGCGAGCTGCGCCACCAGTTCGAGGACCACCAGGCCCGCGTTGTGATCGCCTGGGACAAGGCCGCGGCCGCCATCCGCGAGTTCCCGTCCGACGTCGAGATCGACCACGTGGTCTCGGTCAACCTGCTGGAGGCCCTCCCCGCAGCTAAGCGGCTCGCCCTGTCCCTGCCGATCGGGAAGCTGCGCGAGACCCGGGCGTCGCTCACGGCCCCCGCGCCGGGCACGATGCCCTGGAAGGAACTCCTGGGCCACGGCCGGATCGACCCGGCACACCCCCGCCCGGCGGTAACCGACCTCGCCGCGATCCAGTACACCTCCGGCACCACCGGCCGGCCCAAGGGCGCGATGCTCACGCACTTCAACCTCTACGCCAACGCCCTGCAGGGTGAGGCCTGGATGGCCGGCGCCGAATACCGCAAGGAAATCTTCTACGCGATCCTGCCGATGTTCCACGCCTTCGGCATGACGCTCTACCTGACCTACGGCATCCGCAAGCAGGGCCTGCTGGTCCTCTTCCCCAAGTTCGACCCGGACCTGATCCTGGCCGCCATGAAGAAATCGCCCGCCACCGTCTACTGCGCGGTCCCGCCGATCTACGAGCGCACCGCCATGGCCGCCAAGGAAAAAGGCGTCTCGCTGCGGTCCTGCAAGTACTGCATCTCCGGCGCCATGAACCTGCCCGACCACGTGGTGGAGCTCTGGGAGTCCGTTTCCGGCGGCCTGCTGGTGGAGGGCTACGGCATGACGGAGTCCTCCCCGGTGGCGCTCGGCAACCCCTTCCACCCCACCCGCCGCACCGGCACCATCGGGGTGCCGTTCCCGTCCACCCTGATGAAAGTGGTCGACGTCGACGACGCCACCGTGGAGGTCCCGCAGGGCCAGCCCGGCGAGCTGCTGATCAAGGGCCCGCAGGTCTTCCAGGGCTACTGGAACAACCCGGAGGAAACCGCGAAAACCCTCACCGCCGACGGCTGGCTGCGCACCGGCGACGTGGTCACTGTGGACCAGGACGGCTTCACCACAGTGGTGGACCGGGCCAAGGAACTGATCATCACCGGCGGCTTCAACGTCTCGCCCACCGAGGTGGAGTCCGTGCTGCGCCTGCACCCGGACGTCCGGGACGCCGCCGTCATCGGCAAACCGCTGGAACGCGGCGGCGAGCTGGTGGTGGCCGCCGTCGAACTGGAGCCTGGCACCGAACTGGACGAAGAAGCCCTGCGCACGTACTGCCGCGAGCACCTCGCCGGCTACAAGGTCCCGCGCCGGATTGTTCCCGTCCCGGACCTGCCCCGCTCCATGCTCGGAAAGATCCTCCGGAAGCAGGTCCGCGAACAGGTCCTGCCGGGGTTGTAGCCATGGGTGCGCCCGCAGCGATCGACTTCACCTCCGGCGTCCCCCGGCCGGGTGACCTCACCGTTTCCTGGATCCACGGCTCGGAGTCCGCCAAGCACAACACGGACCCGGACATCCAGGTCCACGCCTACAACGAGCACACCTTCGTGCTCCGCCAGAACATGGCGGTCAACTACGAGGCGCCGTTCATGTTCCTGCTGTTCGGCAATGCCCGGGCCGTGCTGATCGACACCGGGGCCACCGCCGCAGCCGAGTTCTTCCCGCTCCGCCGCATCGTCGACGGGCTGGTGAAGGCGTGGCTCGCCGCCCATCCCAGGGAGGGCTACGGGCTGTTGGTGCTCCACACCCACCCGCACGGTGACCACATTGCGGGCGATGCCCAGTTTGCAGGCCGCCCCGACACCCTGGTGGTGGACGCGGAGCAGGGCGGCGCCTGGGAGTTTTTCGGGTTCACCGACGACGACGGCCCGCCGGCCCGGATCGACCTGGGCGGCCGGGAACTGCAGTGCTGGCCCAGCCCGGGACACCACAGCGCCGCCGTCACCTTCTACGACCGGTACACCGGGTTCCTGCTGACCGGCGACACCGTCTACCCCGGCAGGCTCTACATCCAGGACTGGGCCGCCTTTGTCCGCACCATCGACACGCTGGTGCGCTTCTGCGCGGAAAACCCGGTCAGCCACGTGCTGGGCTGCCACATCGAGATGGCGGGGAAGCCCGGCGTCGACTACCCGGTATACACCACCTACCAGCCGGACGAGGCGCCCCTGCAGCTCAGCGTGGACGACCTCGTCGAGCTCCGCCGGGCCATCGACGTGGTGGACGGACGCCCCGGACGGCACGTCTTTCCCCGCTTTGTGC harbors:
- a CDS encoding ATP-binding protein, which translates into the protein MTVAEIQVDQRVIGIDSRRFASVEKALVELITNSDDSYARLERTGGHTSGRIHVRYERHHAGAVITVGDQAEGMSFEQAGRILSYGGAHSPLARGEGDGRGYFGRGLKQAIFGLGHGWIETIQGGRFTRIDVFRGENGGYLYDDGGEDRRAFPADYARLGIDEEPAASGTRVSVVVDNPHVRITQYSTLLESLADNIYLRAVLGRRSVELEHGQPGAGDYRREPVRFREPPAALLLGPDLPGSVDFEGQEYPFTLTLKRARDTELTLKGDERTNGLIVLSGQAVLDCQLFDFENQVGTEYLFGAVRCDALTGMLGRGRAVISDEREGLNPRDPFVAAFARAVSRMLADAVQAEKEKLTHLERATTSGRTAEMIEQLLQHMNAAAVVDLGLETAPRPGNGLPAGDEAAALRFTTPFYYRPPGQPFHVSLLLDPARLPDGGTLTFEADLPGSMRMDPAPAPAAVDALGQTRRLEWTVTGERSGDRGELTARAGDYWALCEIVIAEHASHRSADQPPHPSAAGVAPGGAGVAVGQQGRPNRGGHKEGHRPVRDHGVDLFTGYEFRSLHNSADRAVYSAQERKVIINTAAPTVQLYVDGRGRFRDSARLLLAELFLDVIADELARRRAEQHGHGGDLEAFRSAKRDIIRRYGSDVHRTFMG
- a CDS encoding metalloregulator ArsR/SmtB family transcription factor translates to MVVDRLSDEVVDRLFQAFADSTRRDIVRRVTVAEYSVSGLAALYAMSFAAVQKHVAALERASLVTKEKRGREQIVRANHDGLQKARRMLDEYEAIWRQRSERIADLLSDTDPPNGPPGSSEAEDG
- a CDS encoding SRPBCC domain-containing protein, whose product is MTVISSVKNIEALSLSIVAEFDAGVERVWQIWEDPRQLERWWGPPTWPATFEKHDFVPGGEASYYMTGPDGEKARGWWRFVIIDAPHSLSFDDGFSDDSGEPVAEMGSIHGVVTLEPIGDRTRMTVLSTFETEDQMEKIVAMGMEEGMKGALGQVDAILAEHANA
- a CDS encoding TspO/MBR family protein; protein product: MLLNVEQSAPGTFAPGTRPRQFAALIAFLAASWAVSLLGSLPIRMNAGWYAAADKAPWTPPGWMFTSAWLALYAAMAVAAWLVWRQQLFPRRKALTVYAGLMLLNLAWPLMFFGLYPALGTAALWLALLLIAAHTALATVAVLRFGPISTTAGLLMLPYVSWLVFSASLNLYAAVHN
- a CDS encoding SDR family NAD(P)-dependent oxidoreductase, with product MGNDASWQEIITPGRFAGKTVIVTGAGSGIGLATALRVAKEGGKVIAADISKERLDDLVAQNPGLELVPVPGDISTEEAVDAVVAAAGGRVDALANVAGIMDNFAPIHEVDDAVWERVFRVNVTALMRLTRAVVPLMLEAGTGSVVNVTSEAGLRGSAAGAAYTASKHAVVGLTKNSTVMYGPKGLRFNAVAPGATITNIVADWGSQLAAERLGPLMGANIPAPATAAQLAASITFLLSDDGTNVNGAILASDGGWSAL
- a CDS encoding long-chain-fatty-acid--CoA ligase → MEHTDQQPWVKNYQPGVPAEIELPTESLVAMLERSVAEAGSAPALEFFGRRTSYAELGEQVDRAAEGLRRLGVRAGDRVALILPNCPQHVVAFYAVLRLGAVVVEHNPLYTSRELRHQFEDHQARVVIAWDKAAAAIREFPSDVEIDHVVSVNLLEALPAAKRLALSLPIGKLRETRASLTAPAPGTMPWKELLGHGRIDPAHPRPAVTDLAAIQYTSGTTGRPKGAMLTHFNLYANALQGEAWMAGAEYRKEIFYAILPMFHAFGMTLYLTYGIRKQGLLVLFPKFDPDLILAAMKKSPATVYCAVPPIYERTAMAAKEKGVSLRSCKYCISGAMNLPDHVVELWESVSGGLLVEGYGMTESSPVALGNPFHPTRRTGTIGVPFPSTLMKVVDVDDATVEVPQGQPGELLIKGPQVFQGYWNNPEETAKTLTADGWLRTGDVVTVDQDGFTTVVDRAKELIITGGFNVSPTEVESVLRLHPDVRDAAVIGKPLERGGELVVAAVELEPGTELDEEALRTYCREHLAGYKVPRRIVPVPDLPRSMLGKILRKQVREQVLPGL
- a CDS encoding MBL fold metallo-hydrolase, with translation MGAPAAIDFTSGVPRPGDLTVSWIHGSESAKHNTDPDIQVHAYNEHTFVLRQNMAVNYEAPFMFLLFGNARAVLIDTGATAAAEFFPLRRIVDGLVKAWLAAHPREGYGLLVLHTHPHGDHIAGDAQFAGRPDTLVVDAEQGGAWEFFGFTDDDGPPARIDLGGRELQCWPSPGHHSAAVTFYDRYTGFLLTGDTVYPGRLYIQDWAAFVRTIDTLVRFCAENPVSHVLGCHIEMAGKPGVDYPVYTTYQPDEAPLQLSVDDLVELRRAIDVVDGRPGRHVFPRFVLCLDGD